A window of Microcystis aeruginosa FD4 contains these coding sequences:
- the rbfA gene encoding 30S ribosome-binding factor RbfA, giving the protein MANDRRVSRVSSLIKREVSQMLLMEIKDDRVGAGMVSVTDVDLSHDLQHAKIFVSIYGNEDAKAETMAGLKAAAGFVRRELGQRIRLRRTPEVVFLEDSSLERGDRMLHLLDHIKSDRPPEDDDSDISDQ; this is encoded by the coding sequence ATGGCTAACGACCGTCGAGTATCTCGCGTGTCCTCGCTAATTAAGCGCGAGGTCAGCCAAATGTTATTAATGGAAATTAAAGATGATCGGGTCGGAGCCGGTATGGTTAGCGTTACCGATGTGGATCTCTCCCACGACCTGCAACACGCTAAAATTTTTGTGTCTATCTACGGCAATGAAGATGCCAAGGCCGAAACTATGGCCGGGTTAAAAGCAGCCGCGGGATTCGTCCGGCGTGAACTCGGTCAACGCATCCGTCTCAGACGTACCCCCGAAGTGGTCTTCCTAGAAGATTCTTCCCTTGAACGCGGCGATCGAATGTTACACCTTCTTGATCATATTAAAAGCGATCGACCCCCAGAAGATGACGATTCCGATATCAGTGACCAGTGA
- a CDS encoding DUF751 family protein — protein sequence MGDFFDNVSRYPRYLISFSLGIFFAFFGWLAPLLKNPLTAIALVGFLGGTFALLYFTLKAMLGLA from the coding sequence ATGGGCGACTTTTTTGATAACGTGAGCCGTTACCCCCGCTATCTGATTAGCTTTAGTTTAGGGATTTTCTTCGCCTTTTTCGGCTGGTTGGCCCCTTTATTAAAAAATCCCCTCACAGCGATCGCACTTGTCGGCTTTCTGGGGGGAACTTTCGCCCTTCTTTATTTCACCCTCAAAGCCATGCTCGGATTAGCTTGA
- a CDS encoding carbohydrate-binding protein translates to MLKIATIPYPIATKYKSLFGQAQPIVKNPIWLNCFARGVDGRVYRKWFDNNAGWKPSDFDWQPLGGGITDYPVAVAWSSNRLDIFARGVDGALYHNYGSNNDKPLAGWELLGGLIQGSPTVVSWGNNRIDIFARGTDNRIYHKWWDGKGWKPSQLDWQPLLGVETSEPAAAVTWSKGRLDVFVLASDGNVYHNYGNGNPNNWSGWETLGGSPLKGAPTVVSWGDERIDIFVRSWDGTIKHKLWDGVFPWKPSQLDWYDVGGPINTNRPGTSDPPAAVAWSKGRLDVFIREQKDGAVYHNYGNGSPSSWSGWQSLGGEIQGPPTVVSWGTNRLDVFARGMDDGVWHKWWDGVSPWKGWELLDKPVSPSIVVFTTKNQTGGAIRVSGKGFTPGGRVKFYVENLVNQKNPFHLTEDLADAQGQFSEKTNFFQANCWRNQVNPAVIRAVDVVTGASATGTSNAYTC, encoded by the coding sequence ATGTTAAAAATTGCCACAATTCCCTATCCAATTGCCACAAAATACAAAAGCTTGTTTGGACAGGCACAACCAATAGTAAAAAACCCTATTTGGTTGAACTGTTTTGCTCGTGGTGTCGATGGTCGTGTTTATCGAAAGTGGTTCGACAACAACGCCGGGTGGAAACCATCTGACTTTGATTGGCAGCCGCTTGGGGGAGGGATTACGGATTACCCAGTTGCAGTTGCATGGTCTAGCAATCGACTTGATATTTTTGCCCGCGGTGTTGATGGCGCTCTGTATCACAATTATGGAAGTAACAACGATAAACCTTTAGCAGGATGGGAACTACTGGGTGGTCTGATTCAAGGTTCTCCTACAGTTGTTTCTTGGGGAAATAATCGAATCGATATTTTTGCTCGTGGCACGGATAATCGTATTTACCACAAGTGGTGGGATGGGAAGGGATGGAAACCCTCACAATTAGATTGGCAACCCCTGCTGGGGGTTGAAACATCTGAGCCTGCTGCCGCAGTAACATGGTCTAAAGGTCGTTTAGACGTTTTCGTACTCGCTTCAGACGGGAATGTCTATCATAACTATGGAAATGGCAATCCTAACAACTGGAGCGGATGGGAAACACTAGGTGGCTCACCGTTAAAAGGAGCGCCAACGGTTGTTTCTTGGGGGGATGAGAGGATTGATATTTTCGTCCGGTCGTGGGATGGTACCATTAAACACAAATTATGGGATGGAGTATTTCCCTGGAAACCATCACAATTGGATTGGTATGATGTGGGTGGCCCAATTAATACCAATAGACCTGGTACATCTGACCCTCCTGCTGCGGTTGCATGGTCTAAAGGCCGGCTAGACGTATTTATACGCGAACAAAAAGATGGGGCTGTGTATCACAATTATGGCAATGGAAGTCCCAGCAGTTGGAGTGGATGGCAATCCCTGGGGGGCGAAATCCAAGGACCTCCTACAGTTGTTTCTTGGGGGACTAACAGGCTTGATGTTTTTGCCCGTGGGATGGATGATGGGGTTTGGCACAAGTGGTGGGATGGCGTTTCCCCCTGGAAGGGTTGGGAATTATTGGATAAACCAGTGAGTCCATCAATCGTTGTTTTTACTACAAAGAATCAAACTGGTGGAGCCATAAGGGTTAGTGGTAAAGGTTTTACCCCTGGTGGAAGAGTCAAGTTCTATGTTGAGAATCTAGTCAATCAAAAGAATCCATTCCATCTGACGGAAGATCTTGCAGATGCACAGGGACAATTTTCGGAAAAAACTAATTTCTTCCAGGCCAACTGTTGGCGAAATCAAGTTAATCCTGCTGTAATTCGCGCAGTTGATGTGGTGACTGGTGCATCAGCAACAGGGACATCAAATGCTTATACTTGTTAA
- a CDS encoding all3515 family Zur-repressed PEP-CTERM protein, with product MFILTNKVLNAFFVSISAVFLSSTASLAQSHSSHHHIMVGIDGLPTLASGTYKALANPNYGRLSLLFPHQHEPVEISHFHAIGIYSYTGEATNPTVVETSTNNRLPETRFDLPPIPLFPGSGVFAGKNISQKTDAHMYSDLKIRPVAHLTDDLADPYVNAIYNTGNGRWKDLLGDEATITLQLIDITPGLTVTDASGINLFNAVNDTYVIGQGDWFAFTPVFSTDGNAPLGTYSATFRFVDTNTANGRTPLLPSGTFSLDFQPVPESSTLPGIVLLGSLGLLGGVKRQKKKNSR from the coding sequence ATGTTTATTTTGACTAATAAGGTTTTAAATGCCTTTTTCGTCTCGATTTCCGCCGTCTTTCTTAGTTCGACCGCGAGCCTCGCCCAATCCCATAGTAGTCATCATCATATTATGGTCGGGATAGACGGACTCCCGACTCTAGCCAGCGGGACTTATAAAGCTCTGGCCAATCCGAACTACGGGAGACTATCGCTTCTGTTCCCGCATCAACATGAACCCGTCGAGATCAGTCATTTCCACGCCATCGGTATTTATAGTTACACGGGGGAGGCAACGAATCCGACAGTGGTAGAGACCAGTACCAATAACCGATTGCCCGAAACACGGTTCGACCTACCCCCGATCCCCCTGTTTCCGGGTAGCGGCGTTTTTGCGGGAAAGAATATTAGCCAGAAAACGGACGCTCATATGTATTCGGATTTGAAAATACGTCCGGTCGCCCATTTAACCGACGATCTCGCCGATCCTTACGTGAACGCAATTTATAATACGGGAAACGGTCGCTGGAAGGACTTGTTGGGAGACGAGGCGACGATCACCCTACAATTAATCGATATCACGCCCGGTTTGACGGTAACGGACGCTTCGGGAATAAATTTGTTTAACGCGGTCAACGATACTTATGTTATCGGGCAAGGAGATTGGTTCGCTTTCACTCCCGTGTTTTCAACAGATGGGAACGCGCCGTTAGGAACCTATTCCGCTACCTTTCGCTTCGTGGATACGAATACCGCAAACGGTCGTACCCCGCTATTACCATCGGGAACCTTTAGCCTCGATTTCCAACCGGTTCCCGAATCCTCTACCTTGCCCGGAATCGTTCTCTTGGGTTCGCTCGGTCTTCTCGGCGGAGTAAAAAGGCAAAAAAAGAAAAATAGCCGATAA
- a CDS encoding AbrB/MazE/SpoVT family DNA-binding domain-containing protein, with amino-acid sequence MIKLKVTTVGNSMGVIFPKELVEKLRLSKGDMLYVLETPNGFELTPYDPEFVQQMEVAEEVMREDWNVLRKLAT; translated from the coding sequence ATGATTAAGTTAAAAGTCACAACGGTAGGGAACTCTATGGGGGTGATTTTCCCGAAGGAGTTGGTGGAGAAGCTGCGCCTTAGTAAAGGCGATATGCTCTACGTCTTGGAAACGCCGAATGGCTTTGAGCTTACACCCTACGACCCTGAATTTGTCCAGCAAATGGAAGTGGCGGAGGAAGTGATGCGCGAAGACTGGAATGTTTTGAGAAAGCTGGCAACTTAG
- a CDS encoding type II toxin-antitoxin system death-on-curing family toxin produces MNQLIWIAHRVALAIHHRQIAEHGGLEGIRDEGLLESALSRPQNLLAYSESPPDMASLAAAYAYGIVKNHPFVDGNKRTAYVVTRTFLRLNGYDLQASSQEKYQIWIDLAVGKLSEEELAEWIRKRLSKIPLMSG; encoded by the coding sequence ATGAACCAGCTAATCTGGATAGCTCATAGGGTAGCTCTCGCGATTCATCACCGCCAAATAGCCGAGCATGGTGGATTAGAGGGTATTCGAGATGAGGGGTTGCTAGAAAGCGCACTTTCCCGACCGCAAAATCTTCTGGCTTATTCTGAGTCGCCTCCTGACATGGCTTCTTTGGCAGCAGCCTACGCTTATGGGATTGTCAAGAATCACCCTTTTGTAGATGGGAATAAGAGAACGGCCTATGTAGTGACGAGGACTTTTCTCCGGCTCAATGGCTACGATCTTCAAGCTTCTAGTCAAGAAAAATACCAGATATGGATCGATCTTGCTGTTGGTAAGCTTTCAGAAGAAGAATTAGCTGAGTGGATTAGGAAACGTTTATCAAAGATTCCTCTAATGTCGGGTTAG
- a CDS encoding DUF2283 domain-containing protein, with product MKIDYDRAANAAYIRRFEGKVMDSEEVALGIVYDYDETDRVVGIEILGVKQRTAEQFKNIDFPLEEGEIQEIRRWFGKLILNC from the coding sequence ATGAAAATAGACTACGATCGAGCCGCTAATGCCGCTTATATCCGTCGTTTTGAGGGAAAGGTTATGGATTCTGAGGAGGTTGCGCTGGGAATTGTCTATGATTACGATGAGACGGATAGGGTTGTGGGGATCGAGATTTTAGGGGTCAAGCAGAGAACGGCCGAACAATTCAAAAATATTGATTTTCCGTTGGAAGAGGGTGAAATACAAGAGATTAGACGATGGTTCGGAAAGTTAATACTAAATTGTTAA
- a CDS encoding CHAT domain-containing protein, with protein MVKIPKIYALLTLSLVATVTPPVVNGKLSSLVPAVIAQNTDARKAEADQLLQLCRQNLDNNQVKLAIQSCQQAVIAYQQIKDLSGEAKSTVNLGNAYVNDGQYRQAISVLENAVKIAQESKERRLEALAFLNLGGAYYELGEFKESIEFFQQTLTIAKEIKDADLEKIAEKLLVLMEAEKQRKEADKLLQQGAQQYKISQFREALQSWKKALQIYQEINNRQGEAASLDNLGSAYLSLGQYQKAIDLHEKSLVINREIVNRQGEANSLNNLGNAYQSRGEYQTAINYHQQSLNITKKINDRSGEAASLNNLGNAYQSLGQYQKAIDDHQQSLAITRELDDRSGEASSLGNLGVDYHLLGQYQKAINYHQQSLEIAREKSDLKGQANALGNLGNVYQSLGQYQKAIDYHQQSLEIAEKIGDRGSKARSLGNLGLAYQSLGQYQKAIDLYEKSLVITRDIGLRQEEGSSLNNLGVAHYFLGEYEKAIDYLEQTLDIARDIGDLKGEAGSLGNLGSAYLSLGQYQKAIDHHQENLDIARKIDDRQGEANSLNNLGLAYQKINQPAEAIKNLEESLNIILKIRGDISRENIAGQNRKSFLASNEKTVITLAEVLIQQNQPEKAFEWLNLATTADLADYNRLINAKVADPDAQKALDNWNTDNQQLEGMRRQLQDKFSEELAQQIRQFEEKVYKNAETIGDKYPEIAELFESKPTDIAQLQKNIAPDTLVIQPVPLRDKVALFLVTREKLIVIQSDAKREELNKLVSEYRTQLANDKNAYWRVTSSKLYEILIRPIESQIATNSPKNIAIIATGQLRYIPFETLYDKKNKQVFLKKYPIYYLTRISTSTPPATERKPLQGLAFANPKPTQEELKGTEIEAETISKIFPGSEKYLGEKATLDTFKIQAARFSILHLGTHGCFDLAGCPNLDMQANNILFANKKEYNIANAALLGLKNTELITLSACQTAKEANADGQEISGLAYVLERAGAKSVIASLWNAEDKTSAEIMTQFYQNLKNGMTKSEAMQKAKLSQIKSHPFFWSPFILIGSAN; from the coding sequence ATGGTTAAAATTCCCAAAATTTACGCCTTACTTACCCTTTCTCTAGTGGCTACCGTCACCCCACCAGTTGTTAACGGGAAACTCTCCTCTCTCGTCCCTGCGGTAATAGCGCAAAATACGGATGCGAGGAAAGCGGAAGCCGATCAGCTTTTGCAATTATGTCGCCAGAATCTTGATAATAATCAAGTAAAATTGGCGATTCAATCCTGTCAACAGGCGGTGATAGCCTACCAGCAAATTAAAGACCTTTCAGGAGAAGCTAAATCTACCGTTAATTTAGGCAATGCCTATGTTAACGACGGTCAATACCGTCAAGCTATTTCTGTTTTAGAAAATGCGGTTAAAATAGCACAAGAGTCAAAAGAACGTCGTCTAGAAGCACTCGCTTTTTTAAATCTCGGTGGGGCTTACTATGAGTTAGGAGAATTTAAGGAGAGCATAGAATTTTTTCAGCAGACTTTAACCATCGCAAAAGAAATTAAGGATGCTGATTTAGAAAAAATTGCTGAAAAACTCTTAGTATTAATGGAAGCAGAAAAACAGCGAAAAGAAGCGGATAAGCTTTTACAGCAAGGCGCTCAACAATATAAAATAAGTCAGTTTCGAGAAGCCTTGCAATCGTGGAAAAAAGCCTTACAAATTTATCAAGAAATCAACAATCGACAAGGAGAAGCGGCTTCTTTAGACAATTTAGGAAGTGCTTATCTTTCCCTCGGACAATATCAAAAAGCGATCGATCTCCACGAAAAGTCTTTAGTCATTAACAGGGAGATAGTTAATCGCCAAGGAGAAGCCAATTCTTTAAACAATTTAGGAAACGCTTACCAATCGCGTGGAGAGTATCAAACAGCGATCAATTACCATCAGCAGTCTTTAAACATCACGAAGAAAATCAATGATCGTTCTGGAGAAGCGGCCTCTTTAAACAATTTAGGAAACGCTTACCAATCCCTCGGACAATACCAAAAAGCGATCGATGACCACCAGCAGTCTTTAGCCATCACGAGGGAGTTAGATGATCGTTCTGGGGAAGCCAGTTCTTTAGGCAATTTAGGAGTTGATTACCACTTACTAGGACAGTATCAAAAAGCTATCAATTACCACCAGCAGTCTTTAGAAATCGCAAGGGAGAAAAGCGATCTAAAAGGGCAAGCCAATGCTCTCGGCAATTTAGGAAACGTTTACCAATCCCTCGGACAATACCAAAAAGCGATCGATTACCACCAGCAGTCTTTAGAAATCGCTGAGAAAATCGGCGATCGAGGAAGTAAAGCCAGATCTTTAGGCAATTTAGGACTCGCTTACCAATCCCTCGGACAGTACCAAAAAGCGATCGATCTCTACGAAAAGTCTTTAGTCATCACGAGGGATATAGGCCTTCGCCAAGAGGAAGGGTCTTCTTTAAACAATTTAGGAGTTGCTCACTACTTCCTCGGAGAGTACGAAAAAGCGATCGATTACCTTGAACAGACTTTAGACATTGCGAGGGACATAGGCGATCTAAAAGGGGAAGCCGGTTCTTTAGGCAATTTAGGAAGTGCTTATCTTTCCCTCGGACAATATCAGAAAGCGATCGATCACCATCAAGAGAATCTAGACATAGCGAGGAAAATCGACGATCGCCAAGGGGAAGCTAATTCTTTAAATAATCTTGGCCTAGCTTATCAAAAGATAAATCAACCCGCAGAAGCGATCAAGAATTTGGAAGAGTCCCTCAACATTATCCTCAAGATACGGGGAGATATTTCGAGGGAAAATATTGCAGGTCAAAATCGAAAATCGTTTTTAGCCTCTAACGAGAAAACCGTCATCACCCTCGCCGAAGTCCTCATCCAGCAAAACCAACCAGAAAAAGCCTTTGAATGGCTAAACCTCGCCACTACTGCCGATCTCGCCGACTACAATCGCCTGATTAATGCCAAAGTTGCTGATCCTGATGCACAAAAAGCACTTGATAACTGGAACACCGACAATCAACAACTCGAAGGAATGCGCCGACAACTACAGGATAAATTCTCTGAAGAACTGGCACAACAGATCCGACAATTCGAGGAGAAAGTGTATAAAAATGCGGAAACTATCGGAGATAAATATCCTGAAATTGCTGAACTTTTTGAAAGTAAACCCACCGACATCGCCCAACTACAGAAAAATATCGCTCCTGATACCCTCGTTATTCAACCCGTTCCCCTCCGCGATAAAGTCGCCCTATTTCTCGTTACTAGAGAAAAATTAATCGTTATTCAGAGCGATGCAAAACGCGAGGAATTGAATAAACTCGTCAGCGAATACCGTACCCAATTAGCCAATGATAAAAATGCCTACTGGCGCGTTACCAGCAGTAAATTGTACGAGATTTTAATCCGTCCCATTGAGTCCCAAATCGCCACCAATTCCCCGAAAAATATCGCCATCATCGCTACCGGACAACTGCGCTATATTCCCTTTGAAACTCTCTACGATAAGAAAAATAAACAAGTTTTCCTAAAAAAATATCCGATTTATTATTTAACTCGTATCTCCACATCTACCCCTCCCGCGACCGAAAGAAAACCCTTACAAGGTCTAGCATTTGCTAACCCTAAACCCACCCAAGAAGAACTTAAAGGCACAGAAATAGAAGCAGAAACTATCAGCAAAATCTTTCCGGGAAGTGAAAAATATCTCGGGGAAAAAGCCACCCTAGACACATTTAAAATTCAAGCGGCGCGTTTCTCCATTCTCCACCTCGGAACTCACGGCTGTTTTGACCTCGCTGGTTGTCCTAATTTGGATATGCAAGCTAATAATATTCTTTTCGCCAATAAAAAGGAATATAACATTGCCAATGCCGCATTATTAGGCTTAAAAAATACCGAATTAATCACCCTGAGTGCCTGTCAAACCGCCAAGGAAGCCAACGCAGACGGCCAGGAAATTTCAGGACTTGCTTACGTCTTAGAAAGAGCCGGTGCTAAATCAGTAATTGCCAGTCTTTGGAATGCTGAAGACAAAACCAGTGCGGAAATTATGACTCAATTTTATCAAAATCTCAAGAATGGCATGACTAAAAGTGAAGCCATGCAAAAGGCGAAACTGAGTCAAATTAAAAGCCATCCTTTCTTTTGGTCGCCCTTTATTTTGATTGGGTCTGCTAATTGA
- a CDS encoding chloride channel protein, translating to MGLFARHQNLRQWFKSQHFGRSAIDSRYALLVACLIGILSSLAAIILKLGIGWLGGWRVHLVANSSPLLVLPLGGFLLGYSAGWIVEHFSPAAAGGGIPQVKAALAKYPLPLSWRVALVKMIGAILILGGGLTLGRRAPTVHIGAALAAQLSVWLPTSPDHRRQMIAAGAAAGLAAGFTTPIAGVLFVIEELMRDVSSMTLETAIVASFTGAVVSMMLQNTPSIITEYANISFSAQEIPIYCLLGALAGLLGALFNQGILFCSQMQRRWRLSLAWRIGLVSCLSGTVVAFLPDFFRDNTGLREFLLAGELSWQNTALAFVVYFFLTMISYSSGAPGGLLAPALVLGSCLGFLVGGIETKMLGFGSEPSYTLAGMGAFFTGVVRVPVTAIVIVFELHRNFNIVLPLMLTCAVSYITAESILPGSLYEHLLSASGIILNEETPANDVLAHLSAMDVMQSQVEILPADLPLGEVVKIMSRSHHRGFPVVEQGRLLGIFTQSDLDKWRSKNSQTVLREMMTPNPITVAPQAALTDVLFLLNRYQLSRLPVTDGQKLVGIITRTDIIRVEADQLGGVCQLPQPSTPSYLVYQTRSPAVGTGRILLPIANPDTATALFKIAVAIARQRNYEIDCLYVITVPRLSSPAEVRVDTREGRKLLHRLERLARQQNISVHTQISVAQDIADGILATIRERHSNLLIMGWTGEKSTTGAIFGFLVDTLIAQAPCETILVKLGTKDCFPNDQDRERMWLIPTAGGPNAQRALALLPSLLSLSESSDHPEIWLCKIYSPTDLLPDLSTLEVLQASLQKAIAQPIVPLPIRSASPAEAVINLVESEDCSLVLLGASRESLLDQFLNGNIPSTIARAVNCTVLLVRGELSD from the coding sequence ATGGGACTTTTTGCCCGTCACCAAAACCTCCGTCAGTGGTTCAAATCCCAACACTTCGGACGTAGCGCGATCGATAGTCGTTATGCTTTACTGGTCGCCTGTTTAATCGGAATTCTCTCCTCCCTTGCCGCTATTATCCTGAAATTGGGTATCGGTTGGTTAGGTGGTTGGCGGGTGCATCTAGTGGCCAATTCCTCTCCTCTCCTAGTTTTGCCCCTCGGCGGTTTTCTGCTTGGTTACAGCGCCGGTTGGATTGTCGAACACTTCTCCCCCGCGGCCGCTGGGGGTGGTATTCCCCAAGTAAAAGCGGCCTTAGCTAAATATCCTTTGCCCCTGTCTTGGCGCGTCGCCCTAGTAAAAATGATCGGGGCGATCCTGATCCTTGGCGGTGGTTTAACCCTTGGTCGTCGGGCCCCCACGGTACACATCGGGGCAGCCCTAGCGGCCCAATTAAGCGTCTGGCTGCCCACCAGTCCCGATCACCGTCGTCAGATGATCGCAGCCGGGGCAGCTGCCGGGTTAGCGGCCGGTTTTACCACTCCCATCGCCGGGGTCCTCTTTGTGATCGAGGAATTAATGCGCGATGTTTCCAGTATGACCCTAGAAACGGCGATCGTGGCTTCCTTTACCGGGGCCGTGGTTTCGATGATGCTGCAGAATACCCCCTCGATCATCACTGAATATGCCAATATTAGCTTCTCTGCCCAAGAAATACCTATTTATTGCCTTTTAGGGGCTTTAGCGGGCTTATTGGGGGCTTTATTCAATCAAGGCATCCTTTTTTGTAGCCAGATGCAGCGGCGTTGGCGGTTATCTCTGGCTTGGCGCATCGGTCTGGTCAGTTGCTTATCGGGAACGGTCGTGGCTTTTTTACCCGACTTTTTTCGAGATAATACGGGTTTACGCGAATTTTTGCTGGCAGGGGAATTAAGCTGGCAGAATACCGCCCTCGCTTTTGTCGTCTATTTTTTCCTGACGATGATCTCCTATAGTTCCGGCGCCCCGGGAGGACTGCTCGCCCCCGCTTTGGTGTTGGGCTCCTGTTTGGGGTTTCTGGTGGGGGGAATCGAGACGAAAATGCTCGGTTTCGGCAGCGAACCTAGTTATACTTTAGCCGGTATGGGGGCTTTTTTTACGGGGGTGGTCAGGGTTCCAGTAACGGCGATCGTGATTGTCTTTGAACTGCATCGCAATTTTAATATTGTGCTGCCCCTGATGTTGACCTGTGCCGTTTCTTATATCACTGCCGAAAGCATTCTACCCGGTTCCCTCTATGAGCATTTACTTTCCGCTAGTGGTATTATTCTCAACGAGGAAACCCCTGCTAATGATGTGCTGGCCCATCTGTCGGCTATGGATGTGATGCAATCGCAGGTGGAAATTCTGCCGGCGGATTTACCCCTGGGGGAAGTGGTGAAAATTATGTCCCGTTCCCATCATCGCGGTTTTCCCGTGGTGGAACAGGGGCGACTATTGGGGATTTTTACCCAAAGTGATTTGGATAAATGGCGCTCAAAAAACAGTCAAACAGTCCTACGGGAGATGATGACTCCCAATCCGATTACTGTGGCCCCCCAGGCTGCTTTAACCGATGTTTTATTTCTGTTAAATCGCTATCAGCTTTCCCGTTTACCCGTTACCGATGGTCAAAAACTGGTGGGGATCATCACTCGCACCGATATTATCCGGGTGGAGGCCGATCAATTGGGGGGAGTTTGTCAACTGCCCCAACCCAGTACCCCTTCCTATCTGGTTTATCAAACTCGTTCCCCGGCCGTGGGAACGGGCCGGATTTTATTGCCCATTGCCAATCCCGACACCGCTACCGCTTTGTTTAAAATTGCCGTCGCCATCGCCCGTCAACGCAATTATGAGATAGATTGTCTCTATGTGATTACTGTGCCTCGTCTTAGTTCTCCGGCGGAAGTCCGGGTAGATACGCGCGAAGGACGCAAATTACTTCATCGTCTGGAAAGATTAGCCCGACAGCAGAATATCTCTGTTCATACACAAATTTCTGTTGCTCAGGATATCGCCGACGGGATTTTGGCCACGATTCGCGAACGACACAGTAATTTATTAATTATGGGTTGGACGGGGGAAAAATCGACCACTGGGGCGATTTTTGGGTTTTTAGTCGATACTTTGATTGCTCAAGCCCCCTGTGAAACCATCTTGGTAAAATTGGGGACAAAGGATTGTTTTCCCAACGATCAAGATCGTGAAAGGATGTGGCTGATTCCCACCGCCGGCGGTCCCAATGCCCAACGCGCTTTAGCATTATTGCCTAGTTTGCTGTCTTTGTCCGAGTCTTCGGATCATCCCGAAATTTGGTTATGTAAAATCTACTCCCCGACGGATTTACTGCCAGATCTGTCCACTTTGGAAGTTTTACAAGCATCTTTACAGAAAGCGATCGCACAGCCGATTGTACCTTTACCGATTCGTTCGGCCTCTCCAGCCGAGGCGGTAATTAATCTGGTAGAATCGGAGGATTGTTCTTTGGTGCTTTTGGGTGCATCTAGGGAAAGCTTGCTCGATCAGTTCTTAAATGGCAATATCCCCTCGACGATTGCCCGTGCCGTTAATTGCACTGTCCTTCTCGTGCGAGGGGAATTATCGGATTAG
- a CDS encoding DUF1830 domain-containing protein has product MAQILDPLPNGKKNSILCCYVNATSHIQIVRITNIANWYFERVVFPGQRLVFETLADAFLEIHTGMMASAILSDNIPCERLYISDGDDDDSDGQLDREIFYPHSLEESQGAKIDNTVPFGLTLASA; this is encoded by the coding sequence ATGGCACAGATTCTCGATCCCCTCCCCAACGGCAAGAAAAATAGTATTCTTTGTTGCTATGTGAATGCGACCAGTCATATTCAAATTGTTCGCATCACCAATATTGCTAACTGGTATTTTGAAAGGGTGGTTTTCCCCGGGCAGCGTTTAGTATTTGAGACCCTAGCGGATGCTTTCTTAGAGATTCATACGGGGATGATGGCCAGCGCCATCCTTTCCGATAACATCCCCTGTGAGCGCCTTTATATCAGCGATGGGGATGACGATGACTCCGATGGTCAACTAGACAGGGAAATATTCTATCCCCATTCCTTAGAGGAAAGTCAAGGGGCGAAAATTGACAATACCGTACCCTTCGGTTTAACTTTAGCGTCCGCCTAG